ATCAGATAGAACGAGGCGCTGTGCAGGCCCGGGATCACGGCGCTCAAGGCCAGCCCCGCGAACATCCCGCCGACGCTGATCTGGTCCGGGATGATCTTGTGTTCCCAGTCCACGAACGTGGCAATGATGAAACAGCCGAGCATCACCAGGTACGCCCCCAGCAGGGGCGTGAGCCCGAACGCTAAATAAAATCCCAAAAACCCGCAGGCCGTGACGAATTCCACCAGCGGGTAACGGAAAGAAAATCTCTCTTTGCAGAAGCGGCACTTGCCGCCCAGGATGAACCAGCTCAGAATCGGAACATTGTCATACCACAAAACCGGCTTCCGGCACTTGAAACAGTGCGAGCCCGGCCAGACGATGGACTGGTCCAGCGGCATCCGGGCAATGCAGACGTTCAGAAAACTACCGATGATCGCGCCGAGAATAAAAAACAAACCTCCCCATATTTGAGGCTCTGTCATATGACCCTTTCCTGTTCCAGACTCTGCCTCATTTTGGCTTTCACGTCCGCTTCCAGCGGGACACCGGCCCAGTGCTGAAAGGCCAGCACACCCTGGTAAAACAGCATCCCCAGGCCGTTGCTGGTCCTGGCGCCTTTGGCCTTGGCCCTGCGCAGCAATTCCGTTTCCTTAGGATTATAGACCACGTCATACACCAGCATGTTGGCGTGCAGAAGGTTCTCGTCCACCAGGCACGGGTCGCCCTCCTTCAGTCCCACCGAAGTTGTATTGACCAGCAGGTCCGCCAGCTCCACGTTCAAGTCGTCCATCTGGTCCACCACTTCCACCAGGCCCGTGTCGATCTTTTCTCCCAGCCGGGCCACAAGTTCCCTGGCCTTGGCTGTGGTCCGGTTGTAGATCTTGATCGCCGCCGGCTTTTCCGGCAAAAGGCACAACGCCGCGAGCACCGCCCGCGTGGTCCCGCCCGCGCCGAGGACCGCGATTCTCTTGCCGGCGGTCGAAATTCCCATCTCCATCAGGTGCGTCAAAAATCCGGGGCCGTCCGTGTTGAACCCGGTCAGTTTCCGGTCTTCGTCAATCACAATGGTGTTCACCGCCCCGACCCGGATCGTGAACGGGCTCAGGGCGTCCAGGAACGGGAGCACTTTCTCTTTATAGGGGACCGTCACGTTCAGGCCGAAGACAGGGCTTTTCTTCTCCTTGAGGTGCGTGAAAAACGACGGCAGTTCGGCCTCCTGAAGCGGAAACGTCTTGTAGACCGCGTCCACCCCGAGGGCCTTGAAGGCCGTGTTGTGCATCAAAGGGGACAAGCTGTGTTGAAGGGGGTAACCGATAATGCCGTAGGTTGAGGTGTGTTCTGTCATGAGTTGTCCCTCCCCCTCGCGGGGAGGGGAAATTCTCAATCAAATCATTCCCGGTTGGCGAGAACTTTGTTGACCGCGTTGATATAGGCCTTGGCCGACGCCACGATGATGTCCGTGCTGGCGCCGTGCGCGATGACCTTGCGGCCCCGCAGTTTGACCTTGATGGTGACCTCGCCCAGGGCGTCCTTGCCTCGGGACACGGACTGGATCGAGTAATCCAGCAGTTCGCCCTTCATCCGGGTGATGCTGTCGATCGCCTTGTAACAGGCGTCGATGGGGCCGTCGCCGGTCAGGGTCTTGGTGTATTTTTTCTTTTTCGACTGCAGGACCACCTTGACCTTCGGGGTCCTGTTCGTGCCGCTGGCCGTTTCCAGGGCCACCAGCGACCAGGTGTCGTCCACCATCTTGAATTCGTCTTCCACGATCGCCTTCAGGTCCTCGTCAA
This sequence is a window from Candidatus Omnitrophota bacterium. Protein-coding genes within it:
- the aroE gene encoding shikimate dehydrogenase, which produces MTEHTSTYGIIGYPLQHSLSPLMHNTAFKALGVDAVYKTFPLQEAELPSFFTHLKEKKSPVFGLNVTVPYKEKVLPFLDALSPFTIRVGAVNTIVIDEDRKLTGFNTDGPGFLTHLMEMGISTAGKRIAVLGAGGTTRAVLAALCLLPEKPAAIKIYNRTTAKARELVARLGEKIDTGLVEVVDQMDDLNVELADLLVNTTSVGLKEGDPCLVDENLLHANMLVYDVVYNPKETELLRRAKAKGARTSNGLGMLFYQGVLAFQHWAGVPLEADVKAKMRQSLEQERVI